A region from the Bacillus sp. Marseille-P3661 genome encodes:
- a CDS encoding Bug family tripartite tricarboxylate transporter substrate binding protein, with amino-acid sequence MSNKRNGKVNIFTIMIVLLSMFIATACSSSQSPKQESVTTGGSEQENNATEETKVDFPTKDIELIVPYSAGGGFDTVSRLIAPYVEKYLPNDVNVVVINKPGGQAAIAINSILNENPDGHTVGIFNLPGNVVGQVATGQFDIGEAAWLGQVMYEPMLTVTSANSKFSSLDDVIEAGHAVVAASAIASSDGLGLTVTSTELGFTQDMLTLGGLTEAILSVMRGESDLAMTPYSSNADLIDSGELVPLYVNSKDRLAELPDVPTLVELGYDNPGILSLNSLVRAFGVSKNIDPAKIEILQTAFEKAINDPEFQQKMKETSNEVVFAEPEEINENVKEMIKAVEPYEKELRAAVGK; translated from the coding sequence ATGAGTAATAAAAGAAATGGAAAAGTTAATATTTTTACAATCATGATTGTTTTACTGTCAATGTTTATCGCAACTGCATGTAGTTCTAGTCAAAGTCCAAAGCAAGAAAGTGTAACGACGGGTGGCTCAGAGCAAGAAAATAATGCTACTGAAGAAACAAAAGTAGATTTCCCAACAAAAGATATTGAACTAATTGTCCCATATTCAGCTGGTGGAGGGTTTGATACTGTATCTCGTTTAATAGCTCCTTATGTAGAAAAATATCTCCCTAATGATGTTAATGTCGTTGTAATAAATAAGCCAGGGGGGCAAGCTGCAATTGCTATTAACTCGATATTAAACGAAAATCCGGATGGACATACAGTTGGTATTTTTAATTTACCGGGTAATGTTGTAGGGCAGGTTGCAACAGGGCAGTTTGATATTGGGGAGGCCGCTTGGTTAGGCCAAGTTATGTATGAACCTATGTTAACTGTTACTTCCGCTAATTCAAAATTTAGTTCTTTAGACGATGTCATTGAAGCCGGACATGCTGTTGTGGCGGCATCAGCGATAGCATCTTCTGACGGATTAGGGCTTACTGTGACAAGCACCGAGTTGGGTTTCACGCAGGATATGCTAACTCTCGGCGGATTAACGGAAGCAATTCTCTCTGTTATGAGGGGTGAAAGTGATTTAGCAATGACACCATATTCAAGTAATGCTGACTTGATCGATTCAGGAGAACTTGTTCCTTTATATGTGAATTCCAAGGATCGGCTGGCTGAACTTCCAGATGTACCGACTCTCGTTGAATTAGGTTATGACAATCCTGGTATTTTAAGTTTAAACAGTTTGGTTAGAGCGTTTGGTGTATCTAAAAATATTGATCCAGCCAAAATTGAAATACTTCAGACTGCATTTGAAAAAGCAATAAATGACCCTGAATTCCAACAAAAAATGAAAGAAACATCAAATGAAGTAGTATTTGCAGAACCTGAAGAGATTAATGAGAATGTTAAAGAAATGATTAAAGCTGTAGAACCCTACGAAAAAGAGTTAAGGGCAGCAGTAGGAAAATAA